A genome region from Trichoderma asperellum chromosome 7, complete sequence includes the following:
- a CDS encoding uncharacterized protein (EggNog:ENOG41~SECRETED:SignalP(1-22)~TransMembrane:1 (n3-14c21/22o208-228i)), whose protein sequence is MHCTSLNLAILAVLAAVPASAAVFRVEVGQSGLRYTPDTIKANKGDIVDFHFDAMHSVVAGNFNKPCTPATSGGFYSGTMPMGDETFFSITINNTDPIFFYCAVDSHCQGGMVGVINQGSDTLDSFRTAASNTDNSVSPNAPFGGTLSSKAVTSGTGSSSAPASTGSNSASTEATATSTEATSVSTAASKTTASGSSSSPTSSSASRYLSGSIAGVVCLALGMAGMLAL, encoded by the exons ATGCACTGCACAAGCCTCAACCTCGCCATCTTGGCCGTGCTTGCCGCCGTAccggcatctgctgctgtcttCAGAGTCGAAGTTGGCCAGAGCGGACTTAGATATACCCCTGATACCATCAAAGCCAATAAGGGAGACATTGTCGACTTTCATTTCGATGCGATGCACAGTGTTGTTGCTGGCAACTTCAATAAGCCTTGTACTCCCGCCACCAGTGGAGGATTCTATTCCGGCACGATGCCAATGGGTGATGAG ACGTTTTTCTCGATTACTATTAACAACACCGATCCTATATTCTTCTATTGCGCTGTCGATTCACATTGCCAGGGTGGCATGGTAGGTGTCATCAACCAGGGCTCTGACACACTCGACTCGTTTAGGACCGCTGCTTCAAACACGGACAACAGTGTTAGCCCAAATGCTCCATTTGGCGGCACTCTAAGCTCCAAAGCCGTTACGAGCGGGACAGGAAGCTCTTCGGCGCCTGCTTCCACTGGGTCAAATTCTGCTTCCACTGAAGCAACTGCTACTTCTACTGAAGCGACTTCCGTGTCTACTGCAGCTTCGAAAACGACTGCCTCGGGATCTTCAAGTTCGCCGACTAGTTCGAGTGCTAGTAGATATCTAAGCGGTTCGATCGCCGGGGTggtttgccttgccttgggTATGGCTGGTATGTTAGCGTTGTAA
- a CDS encoding uncharacterized protein (EggNog:ENOG41~SECRETED:SignalP(1-22)~TransMembrane:5 (n7-15c22/23o221-241i248-269o281-300i320-340o346-366i)), with protein MKPSKDITAATAVALNAVTALAATASFCATTNVCFQWGVPDASAKAGSGNVYFQLKAPTSEQWVGLGIGSSMPDSKMFIMYQDGKGNVTLSTRPGANHVMPIYKPRNDVTLLSGSGVVDGNMVANVRCGGCTDIDLAGSTDWIAAWKSGSALDETSPSAVLIQHDDTSQFSVNMSTASISSDSNPFVGTASSSNSGGTPGAVTVIGSSDSSTQTLGCAHGIIMSIVFICLYPVGAVIMLLIGKWYLHAAWQMIAFLGMWAGFGLGVTAAKRLDIFFDQTHTRMGTIIVVLLALQPIFGWLHHGYYVKNQSRGAISYVHIWYGRTLLIIGTINGGLGLQLANQSKGFIIAYSVVAGVIILIYLASIATTEEWFKHPNT; from the exons ATGAAACCGTCAAAAGATATAACCGCGGCTACTGCCGTTGCATTGA ATGCCGTCACAGCCTTAGCCGCCACTGCTTCATTCTGCGCCACAACAAACGTCTGCTTCCAATGGGGCGTACCAGACGCCTCCGCAAAGGCCGGCTCTGGCAATGTTTACTTCCAGCTCAAAGCTCCCACCTCTGAGCAATGGGTCGGCCTCGGCATCGGCAGCTCCATGCCCGACTCCAAAATGTTCATCATGTACCAGGATGGCAAGGGAAACGTCACGCTGAGCACGCGACCCGGCGCGAACCATGTTATGCCAATCTACAAGCCGAGAAACGATGTCACGCTCTTGAGCGGCTCTGGAGTAGTGGACGGCAATATGGTTGCCAATGTCAGGTGCGGCGGCTGCACAGATATTGATTTGGCGGGCTCGACGGACTGGATTGCGGCTTGGAAGTCCGGTTCGGCGCTAGATGAGACGAGCCCTTCGGCAGTGCTCATACAGCATGACGATACGAGCCAGTTCAGCGTCAACATGTCTACTGCTAGCATCAGCTCCGACTCTAACCCTTTCGTGGGAACTGCTTCGAGCTCCAACTCCGGTGGCACCCCTGGCGCTGTCACCGTTATCGGATCTAGCGACTCCTCAACCCAGACCCTCGGTTGCGCCCACGGAATCATAATGTCCATTGTATTCATCTGCCTCTACCCCGTTGGTGCTGTTATCATGCTGCTAATAGGAAAGTGGTACCTTCACGCTGCTTGGCAAATGATCGCTTTCTTGGGCATGTGGGCAGGATTTGGCCTCGGTGTTACCGCCGCTAAACGTCTCGATATT TTTTTTGACCAGACCCACACTCGAATGGGCACCATTATCGTAGTCCTTCTTGCCCTCCAGCCTATCTTTGGATGGCTTCACCACGGTTACTATGTTAAGAACCAGTCTCGCGGCGCTATTAGCTACGTCCACATCTGGTATGGTCGCACCCTGTTGATTATTGGCACCATCAATGGCGGTTTGGGTCTGCAGCTTGCCAACCAGTCAAAAGGCTTCATTATTGCATACTCCGTCGTTGCTGGAGTTATCATCCTTATATACCTTGCCTCTATTGCCA CAACAGAGGAATGGTTCAAGCACCCTAACACTTGA
- a CDS encoding uncharacterized protein (EggNog:ENOG41), with amino-acid sequence MMLMGSYENVMYFSRESTKSLPRDAVGSRFWNNICHEKGAASLLSVRRERGFAASTELDRAIRQKCLRIVILRGAALPTWLEDGCSWGEEGPELELDSLMVRALILRNKSMPSLRDMDATEPEVIDRVKSIAMESYTLDYDLALWALGLPQNWNFHVSWTHLQPSSSVTDACVDIPSHSYPSVGHASIWNRYRALRLIANSIQKRALCALQFLFDDAFLDMDTQRCQNNINNLAVDLCCGAEFSVTRQNTPRGAKAAMLLDMPHPSVAALLAWPLTVAVSVDAVQPLEKTRLKGVLKAVARSLGHTQLESVSDKGEYNI; translated from the exons atgatgctgatggGCAGCTATGAGAATGTCATGTATTTCTCGAGAGAATCTACAAAGTCGTTACCTCGTGACGCTGTCGGCTCCCGTTTCTGGAACAACATCTGCCATGAAAAAGGCGCAGCCAGCCTTCTCAGTGTACGTCGCGAGAGAGGCTTTGCAGCAAGTACAGAGCTGGATAGGGCGATTCGACAGAAATGC CTTCGTATCGTCATCCTTCGAGGAGCAGCTTTGCCAACCTGGCTAGAAgatggctgcagctgggGCGAAGAGGGACCTGAGTTGGAACTGGACTCGCTCATGGTCCGTGCCTTGATCTTGAGGAATAAGTCAATGCCTTCCCTGAGAGATATGGATGCAACAGAACCAGAAGTCATTGATAGAGTTAAGTCAATTGCTATGGAATCATATACTCTGGATTATGATCTCGCTTTGTGGGCTCTAGGACTTCCACAAAACTGGAATTTCCACGTCAGCTGGACACACTTACAGCCGAGCTCGAGCGTGACTGATGCTTGTGTGGATATCCCCTCGCATAGTTACCCATCCGTTGGCCATGCGTCAATATGGAATCGATACCGCGCTCTTCGGTTGATCGCAAATAGCATTCAGAAACGGGCTCTCTGCGCACTCCAGTTCCTTTTTGACGACGCTTTTCTCGATATGGATACGCAGAGGTGCCAGAATAACATTAATAATCTTGCTGTGGACCTTTGCTGTGGTGCAGAGTTTTCGGTCACTCGCCAAAACACTCCTAGAGGTGCTAAGGCTGCCATGTTACTTGATATGCCTCACCCAAGCGTAGCTGCATTGCTAGCATGGCCCTTAACTGTAGCCGTGAGCGTTGATGCTGTTCAGCCTCTAGAGAAGACACGGCTGAAGGGCGTCTTGAAGGCCGTTGCTCGCTCGTTGGGACACACGCAGCTTGAATCCGTCAGTGATAAAGGGGAGTACAATATCTGA
- a CDS encoding uncharacterized protein (EggNog:ENOG41~SECRETED:SignalP(1-21)): MFQPSAVLLAALALVVPSAIAGEGVHLANCGPDVFSASTSVIAYYPDDSQSNSAPFSQNIAFATNPASLVTWEGNSYTASFATGNTFTTHIQAGSFGFGQYAGTGNNQQRQFACFRDNDRQLWRSTPAYACFSIYYCLDA, encoded by the exons ATGTTCCAACCCAGTGCTGTTCTCCTAGCGGCACTCGCTCTTGTTGTTCCCAGTGCTATAGCTGGCGA AGGCGTGCATCTCGCTAATTGTGGCCCTGATGTTTTCTCGGCTTCTACTAGTGTCATCGCCTACTACCCAGATGACTCGCAGTCAAATTCGGCACCATTTTCCCAAAACATAGCCTTTGCTACCAACCCAGCAAGTTTAGTTACCTGGGAGGGTAACTCTTATACCGCTAGCTTCGCAACTGGGAACACCTTCACGACCCACATTCAAGCTGGaagcttcggcttcggccAGTATGCAGGAACTGGCAATAACCAACAGCGACAGTTTGCTTGCTTCAGGGATAATGACAGACAGCTCTGGAGATCAACGCCTGCCTATGCTTGTTTTAGCATTTACTATTGTCTTGATGCTTAA
- a CDS encoding uncharacterized protein (EggNog:ENOG41), translated as MAATDLLVLTGATGFLGFKVLTIALAAGYNVRLVVRSINRANKVLNSPSIKALNLREEKLSFVVVKDMEAPGAFDEAVKGATYVIHCASPIPSFGGEAAPTPEQYDEFFVQAARRSTIGLLESSQKAGTIKRIVITSSLVAITPFHYYLGQGDDKTFDAEHRIPLDQGPYGFEFQAYSASKAAALNDSETWVKEKKPSFDLVSIVPGWIFGADELATKVQDFESSSTNSVLLGFLRGGQSDIPSNSNAVLVDDVAQIHVLALDPKVPGNQAFVAAADGVNGMVWEHGINVLKENYPEAIAQGLVKTTGKQPTITIRVDAKKTEETFGIKLAGFDQQVKSLVNQWIEVAKA; from the coding sequence ATGGCTGCCACCGATCTTCTTGTCCTTACAGGAGCCACTGGTTTCCTAGGATTCAAAGTCCTGACCATTGCCCTTGCCGCTGGATACAATGTCCGACTTGTAGTCCGATCCATCAACAGGGCCAACAAGGTTCTCAACTCGCCGTCTATCAAGGCTTTGAACCTTCGCGAAGAGAAGCTCTCGTTCGTTGTCGTTAAGGATATGGAAGCTCCAGGTGCTTTCGACGAGGCAGTCAAGGGAGCAACGTATGTGATTCATTGTGCTTCTCCAATCCCCAGCTTTGGCGGCGAAGCCGCTCCTACGCCCGAGCAATATGACGAGTTCTTCGTTCAGGCTGCTCGCCGATCGACCATCGGGCTTCTTGAAAGCAGCCAAAAGGCCGGTACTATTAAGCGCATCGTGATTACCAGCTCTCTTGTCGCTATCACTCCTTTCCATTACTATCTTGGTCAGGGGGACGACAAGACTTTCGACGCCGAGCACCGAATTCCTTTAGACCAAGGCCCCTATGGTTTTGAGTTTCAAGCCTACAGCGCCAGTAAAGCGGCTGCTCTGAATGATTCTGAGACTTGGgtcaaggaaaagaagccaagTTTCGACCTGGTCAGCATCGTTCCTGGATGGATCTTTGGTGCTGATGAGCTGGCCACTAAGGTTCAAGACTTTGAGTCCAGCTCTACAAACTCAGTTCTGCTGGGTTTCCTCCGAGGTGGCCAGTCCGATATTCCATCAAACAGCAATGCGGTTCTGGTTGACGACGTTGCTCAGATTCACGTATTGGCTCTCGATCCCAAGGTCCCTGGCAACCAGGCATTcgtggctgcagcagatggGGTTAATGGTATGGTGTGGGAACATGGCATCAATGTTCTGAAGGAGAATTATCCGGAGGCAATCGCACAGGGACTCGTCAAGACGACTGGAAAGCAGCCAACCATTACTATTCGCGTTGATGCTAAGAAGACTGAGGAGACTTTTGGTATCAAACTTGCCGGGTTTGATCAGCAAGTTAAGAGTTTGGTGAACCAGTGGATTGAGGTTGCTAAGGCTTGA
- a CDS encoding uncharacterized protein (EggNog:ENOG41), whose product MGKHREKVLGFLRHRRVSTSSVPTRASSTDGTEASSDLTELHIPPTSLPVNEVTTGLSSTEPHFTTTAAQVVPDATLSCATETDVPSIILHITEPSAEANPGSTERQLATEFTEEQTPGLSISQRLWNAAYDSLEGNKDTAKLAKSYAKTLTKILKAEKDFGVSVSEDDISTELKDPIKRQEYMKKLVNEGQKKAATSSKILSTVGDVAQFIISAKGMIDAAIQNIPQAALPWAGVCMGLQILLNPVKATKANLTGIAHVTSRMSWYCALTEHLLNKENIATGNQSFAVVMETLEKEIIALYRALILYQITSANSYYRNQSTVFLRGLANLDDWDSIFESVKKAEATVEQMSVQYHREYEKSSLRQLVNSGREMETRLGDIHLELQKFIAQQKEARMDDKDTECLRDLFVADPSYDMERIENKKDKLLDDAFRWILGTTQFAAFTNWANDEPDLPPCQLLWIKGPAGTGKTMLLIGIVRELINHSAALAPNVSYFFCQGTDNARNSATAVLRSLIWMLVVQQPHLISHLHAKYKYSGHSLFTDSNAYFALCDVFEGMLKDSRLSRAYLIIDALDECSEDLNNLMQLISTSISVCKKVKWLVTSRPEVELNNPILAGALVELDAQSLEDPVNAYINHKLSALRNRRGYSEDILAKISSEIRQRAANIFLWVALVFKQLDGVHGWDAIETIEGIPAGLSELYDHMMIRIEKLSDKQYCKDILVASSLAYRPLSLPELSVLAGLPTKVHLQTIIEECGSFLTINGGTAYLIHQSAKDYLTKNYDSKLRSGGVAQGHTDIYKRSIAAISKLQKNIYSLPDFGFRPKDAQPPDPDPLAPMRYSCLFWADHLCDASKPRNELEDDEVVWSFLKDHILHWLESLSLLGRLPDSVRSIRKLLQELQSSISPRLSRFLKDTETFILSYGSIIDRAPLQAYGSALVFSPRLSEVKKQQWKERLLFIKDIHGIKDRDVHLQTLEGHSEVVTAVAFSPDGKTLASASNDWTVRLWDAAIGTLQQTLKGHNGPVLAITFSPDGKILASALINGMVQLWDAATGALQLTLKGHSDEVNAITFSPDGKTLASASDDGTVRLWDAVTGALQQTLEGHSQAVIAVTFSPDGKTLASASNDGTVRLWDAVIRALQQTLEGHNGPVWAITFSPDGKTLASASNDGTVWLWDAVTRALQQTLEGHSQAIRAIAFSPDGKTLASASDDWTVRLWDITIGALQQTLEGHSEAVRAVAFSPDGKTLASASNDWTVRLWDITIGALQQTLEGYNRWGRVIVFSPDGKILASALKNGTVQLWDSATGALQQTLEGHSHWVSAITFSPDGKTLASASFDRTVRLWDAITGALQQALKGYEWVSAIAFSPDGKTLALALSDGTVRLWDAITGALQQTLEGHKWVSAIAFSPDSKTLALALIDGTVWLCDSATGALQQMLEGHRRVSAIAFSPDGQFLETSYGYIRISSHSDIQTPYNPQTILCLLLTSG is encoded by the exons ATGGGAAAACACCGAGAGAAAGTGTTGGGGTTTTTGCGACATCGTCGCGTGTCGACCTCGTCAGTCCCGACTAGGGCGTCGTCTACAG ATGGTACGGAAGCTTCATCCGATTTAACAGAGCTACATATTCCCCCTACAAGCTTGCCGGTTAATGAGGTCACGACTGGTCTATCGAGCACCGAGCCGCACTTCACTACGACCGCGGCCCAAGTGGTTCCGGATGCCACTCTTAGCTGTGCCACAGAAACAGATGTTCCGTCTATCATCCTACATATCACCGAACCTTCCGCCGAAGCAAACCCAGGGTCAACAGAACGGCAACTGGCAACTGAATTCACCGAGGAACAGACCCCAGGACTATCCATATCCCAGAGACTCTGGAATGCCGCTTACGATAGCCTTGAGGGGAACAAAGACACCGCGAAGCTTGCCAAATCTTATGCGAAGACCCTCACGAAAATTCTAAAGGCTGAGAAAGATTTTGGTGTATCCGTTTCCGAAGACGACATCTCAACTGAACTGAAAGACCCAATTAAGCGGCAAGAGTACATGAAGAAATTGGTAAATGAAggccagaagaaggccgccACATCATCGAAGATCTTATCAACAGTGGGCGACGTCGCTCAGTTTATTATTTCAGCTAAGGGAATGATTGATGCGGCGATCCAGAATATACCACAAGCTGCGCTTCCGTGGGCTGGCGTTTGCATGGGGTTACAA ATCCTCCTGAATCCAGTAAAGGCAACAAAAGCCAATCTTACGGGTATCGCTCATGTTACTTCGCGAATGAGTTGGTACTGTGCCCTGACTGAACATCTCCTCAACAAGGAAAATATCGCGACTGGAAACCAGTCTTTCGCAGTAGTCATGGAGACACTAGAGAAAGAGATTATCGCGCTTTACAGAGCTCTTATCCTGTATCAGATAACCAGTGCCAACTCCTACTACCGGAACCAAAGTACTGTCTTTCTCCGCGGCCTGGCGAACTTAGATGATTGGGATAGTATCTTTGAGAGTGTTAAGAAAGCTGAAGCTACTGTTGAGCAAATGTCGGTCCAGTATCACAGGGAATACGAGAAGAGCTCGTTGCGCCAACTTGTCAACTCTGGACGAGAAATGGAGACACGACTTGGCGACATTCATCTCGAACTCCAGAAATTCATCGCCCAGCAAAAGGAGGCGCGAATGGATGACAAGGATACAGAATGCCTCCGAGATCTCTTTGTTGCGGACCCCTCGTATGACATGGAGAGGATTGAGAATAAGAAGGATAAATTGCTTGACGACGCGTTCAGGTGGATTCTCGGCACAACACAATTTGCAGCATTTACCAATTGGGCTAATGACGAACCTGACTTGCCTCCGTGTCAGCTGCTGTGGATCAAGGGTCCTGCTGGTACGGGAAAAACAATGCTCTTAATCGGTATAGTCCGCGAACTCATAAATCACTCCGCTGCGCTTGCACCAAATGTCTCGTATTTTTTCTGTCAGGGAACAGACAACGCCCGGAACAGCGCCACGGCTGTATTAAGGTCGCTGATCTGGATGCTGGTTGTTCAGCAACCACATCTCATTTCTCATTTACACGCGAAATACAAATACTCGGGTCATTCTCTTTTCACTGACTCGAACGCATATTTCGCTTTATGTGATGTGTTCGAGGGCATGCTCAAAGACTCTCGCTTATCGCGTGCATATTTGATTATTGATGCTCTTGATGAATGTAGCGAAGATTTAAACAACCTTATGCAGCTCATCTCGACATCCATTTCAGTCTGCAAGAAGGTCAAATGGCTAGTTACTAGCCGCCCCGAGGTAGAGCTCAATAATCCAATACTTGCAGGAGCTCTAGTCGAGCTCGATGCTCAAAGTCTAGAAGATCCCGTTAATGCATATATCAATCACAAGCTTTCTGCCCTTAGAAACAGAAGGGGATACTCCGAGGATATTTTGGCCAAAATTTCGAGCGAGATCCGTCAGCGAGCTGCGAATATTTTCTTATGGGTAGCCCTTGTATTCAAACAACTGGACGGAGTGCATGGGTGGGATGCTATCGAGACGATAGAAGGGATACCCGCTGGCTTATCGGAGTTGTATGATCATATGATGATCAGAATTGAGAAGCTTAGCGATAAGCAATATTGCAAGGATATCTTGGTAGCTTCTTCTCTAGCTTATCGCCCACTCTCTCTTCCTGAACTTTCCGTGCTTGCAGGTTTGCCAACTAAAGTTCACCTGCAGACAATTATCGAGGAATGTGGTTCATTTTTAACAATTAATGGAGGAACAGCCTATTTAATTCACCAGTCAGCGAAGGACTACCTAACCAAGAATTATGACTCGAAGCTTCGGTCAGGTGGGGTTGCCCAAGGGCATACGGACATCTACAAGCGGTCAATCGCGGCTATATCAAAACTGCAGAAAAATATCTATAGCCTTCCAGACTTCGGGTTCAGACCAAAGGATGCACAACCACCTGATCCAGACCCGTTGGCTCCAATGAGATACTCCTGCCTTTTCTGGGCCGACCATCTCTGCGACGCCTCCAAACCTAGGAATGAActagaagatgacgaggtaGTATGGTCATTTTTGAAGGACCATATCCTCCACTGGCTGGAGAGTCTGTCTCTCCTTGGAAGGCTCCCAGACAGCGTACGTTCAATAAGGAAACTTCTGCAAGAG TTACAATCTAGTATAAGTCCTCGGCTTAGTAGATTCCTTAAAGACACAGAGACGTTTATACTTAGTTATGGGTCAATTATAGATCGGGCACCCTTGCAAGCATATGGCTCGGCGCTTGTGTTTAGCCCAAGATTAAGTGAGGTAAAAAAACAGCAATGGAAGGAGAgactactatttattaaagatattcaTGGCATAAAAGATCGCGACGTGCATTTACAGACGCTTGAGGGCCATAGCGAGGTGGTAACAGCAGTTGCATTCTCGCCAGACGGCAAGACGCTAGCATCGGCATCAAATGACTGGACAGTACGGCTATGGGATGCCGCAATAGGAACGCTTCAGCAGACGCTTAAGGGCCATAACGGGCCGGTTTTAGCAATTACATTCTCGCCAGACGGCAAAATACTAGCATCAGCATTAATTAACGGAATGGTACAGCTATGGGATGCTGCAACAGGAGCGCTCCAGCTAACACTTAAGGGCCATAGCGACGAGGTTAATGCAATTACATTCTCGCCAGACGGCAAGACgctagcatcagcatcagatGACGGGACAGTACGGCTATGGGATGCTGTAACAGGAGCGCTCCAGCAGACGCTTGAGGGCCATAGCCAGGCGGTAATAGCAGTTACATTCTCGCCAGACGGCAAGACActagcatcagcatcaaatGACGGGACAGTACGGCTTTGGGATGCCGTAATAAGAGCGCTTCAGCAGACGCTTGAGGGCCATAACGGGCCGGTTTGGGCGATTACATTCTCGCCAGACGGCAAGACgctagcatcagcatcaaatGACGGGACAGTATGGCTATGGGATGCTGTAACAAGAGCGCTCCAGCAGACGCTCGAGGGCCATAGCCAGGCGATTAGAGCAATTGCATTCTCGCCAGATGGCAAGACACTAGCATCGGCATCAGATGACTGGACAGTACGGCTATGGGATATCACAATAGGAGCGCTTCAGCAGACGCTTGAGGGCCATAGCGAGGCGGTAAGAGCAGTTGCATTCTCGCCAGACGGCAAGACGCTAGCATCGGCATCAAATGACTGGACAGTACGGCTATGGGATATCACAATAGGAGCGCTTCAGCAGACGCTCGAGGGCTATAACAGGTGGGGTAGAGTAATTGTATTCTCGCCAGATGGCAAGATATTAGCATCAGCATTAAAAAACGGGACAGTACAGCTATGGGATTCTGCAACAGGAGCGCTCCAGCAGACACTCGAGGGCCATAGCCATTGGGTTTCAGCAATTACGTTCTCACCAGACGGCAAGACgctagcatcagcatcatttGATAGGACAGTACGGCTATGGGATGCTATAACAGGAGCGCTCCAGCAGGCGCTTAAGGGCTATGAGTGGGTTTCAGCAATTGCATTCTCGCCAGATGGCAAGACGCTAGCATTGGCATTAAGTGACGGGACAGTACGGCTATGGGATGCTATAACAGGAGCGCTCCAGCAGACGCTCGAGGGCCATAAGTGGGTTTCAGCAATTGCATTCTCGCCAGACAGCAAGACGCTAGCATTGGCATTAATTGATGGGACAGTATGGCTATGTGATTCTGCAACAGGAGCGCTTCAGCAGATGCTCGAGGGCCATAGGAGGGTTTCAGCAATTGCATTCTCGCCAGATGGTCAATTTCTTGAAACAAGTTATGGATATATAAGAATTTCCTCCCACTCAGATATACAAACGCCATATAACCCTCAGACAATACTGTGTTTATTACTGACGAGTGGATAA
- a CDS encoding uncharacterized protein (EggNog:ENOG41~MEROPS:MER0033188~SECRETED:SignalP(1-17)) produces MLFTAYYLSSLVGQAFAIPAASLPTAHTVNGTYSGLSIPSFNQEVFYGIPYAQAPVGDLRLRRSLPYNQSWSGVRNATVRSDSCPGYNGFPLALVGGSLIDGLTLGEDCLTIDIVRPANINASDKLPVFTWFYGGGFIAGGSADPKYNLSYIVRNSMDMDKPIIGTIINYRTMCFGFLASKEVLHANVSNLGLFDQRRGLKWIQENIQSFGGNPDKVTIAGESAGGSSTGYHLIGFKGDNDGLFRGAIMESASLLGAPINNPEQLQRSYQGMYDNITTTVGCHTLNDSLACLRTVPFETLHQACIGFRQTPIMDGEFISQLPSQSIQKGEIADVAIIMGSNTDEGTAVFLGPRASPLNNDQDVFKYVQALGSGLDNSTVETVMNLYPDDPTWGCPFGTGPERFADQGYQYKRGAAIAGDYFIHSGRRFYANSHSIQSQMPMYTYRFDQAPWNMKEPSIMIIPPVYVTHYSEIVYVFDNPNNNSNFIGPYPGYAKLQSFVSRSWVSFIHDLDPNNHGLQDPNLPKWPKYSSSHPQNIVFREGGSFIENDDYRKQKLAFWPTIWAELQT; encoded by the exons ATGTTGTTCACAGCTTACTACCTCTCCAGCCTTGTGGGGCAGGCTTTTGCCATTCCCGCTGCTTCTTTACCCACGGCTCATACTGTCAATGGGACGTACTCAGGGTTGAGCATACCGTCTTTCAACCAAGAAGTATTCTACGGCATTCCGTATGCCCAAGCGCCTGTTGGAGACCTTCGTCTCCGACGGTCTCTACCGTACAACCAATCTTGGTCTGGCGTACGAAATGCAACAGTCCGATCTGATTCTTGCCCAGGATATAACGGATTTCCgcttgctcttgttggtgGTAGTCTTATCGATGGACTTACCTTGGGAGAAGATTGCTTAACAATTGATATCGTCCGACCAGCCAACATCAATGCTTCCGACAAATTACCCGTCTTCACATGGTTTTACGGGGGAG GTTTCATCGCTGGTGGATCCGCTGATCCCAAATACAATTTATCATACATCGTCCGGAACTCAATGGATATGGATAAGCCCATTATAGGCACCATCATTAACTATCGAACAATGTGTTTTGGCTTCTTGGCATCGAAAGAAGTTCTTCATGCCAATGTTAGCAATCTTGGGCTCTTTGATCAGCGACGCGGCCTTAAATGGATCCAAGAGAATATCCAAAGCTTTGGCGGTAATCCGGACAAA GTGACAATCGCGGGAGAGAGCGCAGGTGGTTCAAGTACCGGTTATCACCTAATTGGCTTCAAAGGCGACAATGACGGACTGTTCCGTGGAGCGATAATGGAGAGCGCAAGTTTGTTAGGGGCTCCAA ttaataaccCTGAACAGCTGCAGAGAAGCTATCAAGGCATGTACGATAACATCACGACAACCGTGGGCTGTCACACCTTGAATGACAGCCTGGCGTGCCTAAGAACTGTCCCCTTTGAAACTTTACACCAGGCGTGTATTGGGTTTCGACAAACACCCATTATGGATGGCGAGTTCATTTCACAACTACCGTCACAATCTATTCAAAAAGGTGAAATCGCCGATGTGGCCATTATTATGGGCAGCAATACTGACGAAGGAACCGCGGTTTTCTTGGGCCCTCGTGCGAGCCCGTTGAACAACGACCAGGATGTATTCAAATACGTCCAGGCTCTTGGAAGTGGTCTTGATAATTCAACCGTAGAAACAGTTATGAATCTATATCCGGATGACCCAACTTGGGGTTGTCCCTTCGGGACTGGACCCGAACGGTTCGCAGATCAGGGATATCAGTACAAGCGCGgcgctgccattgctggTGACTACTTTATACACTCAGGAAGAAGGTTCTATGCAAATTCGCATAGCATTCAAAGCCAAATGCCAATGTACACGTATAGATTCGATCAAGCACCTTGGAATATGAAGGAGCCCTCCATTATGATTATACCGCCAGTTTATGTAACGCACTACTCTGAG ATCGTGTATGTGTTTGACAACCCTAATAACAACAGTAACTTCATTGGACCCTACCCAGGATATGCGAAGCTACAGTCCTTTGTGTCGCGCTCTTGGGTGTCATTTATCCATGATCTAGATCCCAATAACCATGGGCTTCAAGACCCGAATCTCCCAAAATGGCCAAAGTATAGTTCCAGTCACCCTCAAAACATTGTTTTCCGCGAAGGAGGAAGTTTCATTGAGAATGATGATTATCGGAAACAGAAGCTGGCGTTTTGGCCCACTATCTGGGCAGAATTACAGACCTGA